One region of Parerythrobacter jejuensis genomic DNA includes:
- a CDS encoding bi-domain-containing oxidoreductase, translated as MKQVLQGLKDGRTEVADVPVPQPGKRQLLVQTSTSLVSVGTERMLVDFGKAGWIDKARQQPDKVKMVLDKVRVDGLQPTVEAVLNKLDQPLPLGYCNVGTVVEMGSGVSDFAEGDRVVSNGPHAEYVAIPTNLAARIPDAVSDDEAAFTVMAAIGLQGIRLADPTLGETVVVSGLGLIGLLCVQLLKANGCEVIGLDFDAEKLELARTFGAKTIDLSTSSDPVADALGLTGQRGVDAVVICASTDSNDPISQGAKMCRKRGRIVLVGVTGLELSRADFYEKELSFQVSCSYGPGRYDPNYEQGGNDYPLGFVRWTEQRNFEAVLGLMADGKIDIKPLISHRFSIENAADAYQLISDRKPALGVMLDYSSTPLNRGMKTVSVASAAESSLFDGPAAPKVAFIGAGNYANAVLAPAFAATRAQLGVIASAGGLSAYQVGKKSSFSASTTDLDSVFEDTSVDAIVISTRHDTHAQFVIRALNAGKSVFVEKPLCLHKSELDEIRAAYEAANKAGPGPVLSVGFNRRFAPHVRTAREALAKKQGPKAMVMTVNAGAIPSDHWTQDLNAGGGRVIGEACHFIDLLRHLADSPIKNASMSSMESQCGDTVSISLDFEDGSIGTVHYFANGSKSFPKERLEIFAGESILQLDNFRKLRSFGWPGVRNDRLMRQDKGQRAFAAGFVEAVSGEGAPPIPVDQIFEIAETSIQLVHDS; from the coding sequence GTGAAGCAAGTTTTACAGGGCCTGAAAGATGGCCGGACTGAGGTTGCGGACGTACCGGTGCCCCAGCCTGGCAAACGCCAGCTCTTGGTGCAAACATCGACCAGCCTGGTTTCAGTCGGGACAGAGCGAATGCTTGTCGATTTCGGCAAGGCAGGCTGGATCGACAAAGCGCGGCAGCAGCCAGATAAAGTCAAGATGGTTCTCGACAAGGTTCGGGTCGACGGTCTTCAGCCAACCGTTGAAGCGGTCTTGAACAAGCTCGATCAGCCGTTGCCGCTTGGCTACTGCAACGTTGGCACCGTGGTGGAAATGGGCTCTGGTGTGTCGGACTTCGCCGAGGGTGATCGTGTCGTTAGCAATGGACCGCACGCTGAGTATGTGGCTATCCCCACCAACCTCGCGGCCCGCATTCCCGACGCTGTGAGTGATGACGAAGCTGCCTTTACAGTCATGGCTGCAATCGGGCTCCAGGGCATTCGTCTAGCTGATCCCACCTTGGGAGAGACAGTTGTTGTCAGCGGGCTTGGTCTCATCGGTCTCCTATGCGTGCAATTGTTGAAGGCCAATGGATGCGAAGTAATCGGTCTGGATTTCGATGCCGAGAAACTGGAGCTAGCGCGGACGTTCGGTGCCAAGACCATCGATCTTTCGACCAGCAGCGATCCTGTTGCCGATGCGCTTGGGCTAACCGGGCAGCGTGGCGTTGATGCCGTCGTCATTTGCGCCTCCACCGATAGCAATGATCCGATAAGCCAAGGCGCGAAAATGTGCCGCAAGCGCGGCCGGATTGTCTTGGTGGGCGTCACCGGCCTGGAGCTATCGCGTGCCGATTTCTACGAGAAAGAGCTCTCCTTCCAAGTATCCTGCTCCTACGGCCCCGGCCGGTATGATCCCAATTATGAGCAGGGCGGGAATGACTACCCTCTAGGCTTCGTCCGCTGGACGGAGCAGCGCAATTTCGAAGCCGTCCTTGGGTTGATGGCTGACGGAAAAATTGATATTAAACCTCTGATATCACATCGTTTTTCTATCGAGAATGCGGCGGATGCGTACCAGCTCATTTCCGATCGCAAACCCGCGCTCGGGGTTATGCTGGACTATTCATCGACTCCTCTGAACCGTGGCATGAAGACAGTCTCCGTGGCTTCCGCTGCGGAAAGCTCGCTCTTTGATGGCCCTGCGGCTCCAAAAGTCGCTTTCATCGGGGCAGGCAATTACGCAAACGCTGTCTTGGCGCCAGCATTCGCTGCGACGCGGGCGCAGCTGGGGGTCATTGCTTCTGCGGGAGGCCTAAGCGCGTATCAGGTTGGCAAGAAGAGTAGCTTCAGTGCAAGCACCACCGATCTGGACTCGGTTTTCGAAGACACGTCTGTTGATGCGATTGTCATTTCAACGCGGCACGATACACACGCGCAGTTCGTCATACGTGCGCTCAACGCCGGCAAGAGCGTATTTGTTGAGAAGCCCCTCTGCCTGCACAAGTCAGAACTCGACGAAATCCGGGCCGCCTACGAAGCTGCCAACAAGGCCGGGCCCGGCCCTGTCTTGTCGGTCGGTTTCAATCGTCGTTTTGCCCCGCATGTGCGGACTGCACGCGAGGCCCTGGCCAAGAAGCAGGGGCCAAAGGCAATGGTGATGACGGTCAATGCGGGAGCTATTCCCAGCGATCACTGGACACAGGATCTGAATGCAGGTGGGGGCCGCGTCATTGGCGAAGCATGCCACTTCATCGATTTGCTTCGCCATCTGGCCGACAGTCCGATCAAGAACGCATCGATGAGCTCAATGGAGTCGCAATGTGGTGACACGGTTTCAATCTCCCTGGATTTTGAAGACGGTTCGATCGGCACGGTCCACTACTTTGCCAATGGATCAAAGTCCTTTCCCAAGGAGCGCCTTGAGATCTTCGCGGGCGAGAGCATCCTGCAGCTCGACAATTTTCGTAAACTGCGCAGCTTCGGTTGGCCTGGCGTCAGAAATGATCGGCTCATGCGTCAGGACAAGGGTCAGCGAGCGTTTGCTGCGGGGTTTGTGGAGGCTGTCTCGGGAGAGGGCGCGCCTCCTATCCCGGTCGACCAGATCTTCGAGATTGCAGAAACTTCGATCCAGCTTGTTCATGACTCCTGA
- a CDS encoding alginate lyase family protein, with amino-acid sequence MRLEQVWHQLLLRFRKVKVDSAAAPPVDLQVAAWRRPAARAQSLLAPGSFHFLNQPGDLAEIGWKDDRRELLWRYNQHYFDDLNALHAAERADMHQDLIDNWLADNSAGDRPAFDPYPTSLRLVNWCKWLFAGHSPRPEMMQSMAVQARHLAQDLEYHLLGNHLLANAKALVFAGSVFEAAEAEEWRNCGLKILAREIPEQVLPDGGNFELSTMYHALGFEDVLDLINLSLAKPQLIDSRTVAYWRRTAAEMRFWLESMCHPDGEISNFNDAALGIAPPVDELLRYADALGVSGNPGRGVVAVGDSAIWLRDSGYVRIESSGAVLLCDVAQVGPDYLPAHGHADTLSFELSVNGERLIVNGGTSCYGTSAERLAERGTRAHSTVTVGAANSSEVWGGFRVARRARPIGVKVEESATGVSVSAAHDGYARLPGSPRHKRTWQLDGSSLTVSDEVMPASEAVAQYLFHPARRISVSGPAGFNLDRIKIDALCGDAQLTTGKHSAEFGRKEDTAALHVRLVGGHAHLRIVWQPLQ; translated from the coding sequence ATGCGGCTGGAGCAGGTGTGGCACCAACTGCTATTGCGTTTTCGAAAGGTAAAGGTCGATTCTGCGGCTGCCCCGCCTGTAGATCTGCAAGTTGCTGCATGGCGTAGACCTGCCGCACGCGCGCAGAGCTTGCTGGCCCCGGGAAGCTTTCACTTTCTCAATCAGCCTGGTGATCTCGCCGAAATCGGCTGGAAAGACGACCGACGCGAATTGCTGTGGCGTTACAACCAACACTATTTCGACGATCTCAATGCCTTGCACGCGGCCGAGCGTGCCGACATGCACCAAGATCTTATTGATAACTGGCTGGCAGACAATTCCGCGGGTGATCGGCCGGCATTTGATCCTTACCCCACATCCTTGCGCCTGGTGAACTGGTGCAAGTGGCTCTTTGCCGGCCACTCACCCAGACCCGAGATGATGCAGTCGATGGCAGTTCAGGCGCGGCATCTTGCCCAGGATTTGGAATACCACCTGCTCGGCAATCATCTTCTTGCGAACGCCAAAGCACTGGTGTTTGCCGGGTCAGTCTTTGAAGCCGCCGAGGCGGAAGAGTGGCGGAATTGTGGTCTCAAGATCCTTGCTCGGGAAATTCCTGAACAGGTCTTGCCGGATGGAGGCAATTTCGAACTGAGCACGATGTATCATGCTCTGGGTTTCGAAGATGTCCTGGACTTGATCAATCTTTCGCTTGCAAAACCGCAACTCATAGACAGCAGAACCGTCGCTTATTGGCGTCGCACGGCGGCAGAGATGCGTTTCTGGCTGGAGAGCATGTGCCATCCGGATGGTGAGATTTCGAACTTCAATGACGCCGCCCTCGGGATTGCACCACCGGTCGATGAATTGCTCAGATATGCAGATGCCTTGGGAGTTTCAGGGAATCCTGGACGCGGTGTCGTTGCGGTCGGCGATTCCGCCATCTGGCTGCGTGATAGTGGCTATGTCCGCATCGAGTCATCAGGGGCTGTCTTGCTATGCGATGTCGCACAGGTCGGACCTGACTACTTGCCGGCCCATGGACATGCAGACACACTATCCTTCGAGCTGTCGGTCAACGGCGAACGCCTGATCGTGAATGGCGGGACATCGTGCTATGGCACGAGCGCCGAGCGATTGGCGGAACGAGGAACGCGCGCCCATAGTACTGTCACGGTGGGAGCGGCCAATTCCTCTGAAGTTTGGGGTGGCTTTCGTGTCGCGCGCCGGGCCAGGCCGATAGGGGTAAAGGTAGAAGAGAGCGCAACCGGCGTTAGTGTGTCTGCAGCTCATGATGGCTATGCGCGCCTGCCAGGCTCTCCGCGCCACAAACGTACATGGCAGCTTGATGGTTCTAGCTTGACGGTGTCCGACGAAGTCATGCCGGCGAGCGAAGCCGTCGCCCAGTATCTTTTTCATCCGGCACGCAGAATTTCGGTGAGTGGGCCAGCTGGATTCAATCTCGATAGGATAAAGATCGATGCTCTATGTGGCGACGCGCAGCTTACAACGGGCAAGCACAGCGCCGAGTTTGGCAGGAAAGAAGATACGGCGGCTTTGCACGTTCGGCTTGTGGGTGGTCACGCGCATCTTCGCATTGTATGGCAGCCCCTCCAATAG
- a CDS encoding glycosyltransferase family 4 protein, translated as MKLLILSFYFPPDLCAGSFRCGALVAALNERMPEGMTAVVVTTQPNRYREAIAEAPECEQIGRVTVHRIALPAHDSGMIDQARSFLTFAGKALPIVFRSGPFDGAFATSSRLMTATLGAFVSTAKSVPLYLDIRDLFAETMSNVLGRGTAKVLAPLFNLLERWTFRRASYINVVSPGFTEHVHRIAPAAELSELPNGIDEEFLAIDPAGSLPATKRPPTILYAGNVGEGQGLHRILPEAARSLGSRAQFRIVGHGGGLAELKKSVSGLPNVTLVPPVSRTVLLQEYAQADILFVHLNDYPAFLKVLPSKIFEYGAMGKPILAGLNGVSAKLVQEELPYARVFEPCRPDQLVEAFDQLGPVDLAAVRTFREKFARTEIMNRMADDLVSFVAQG; from the coding sequence GTGAAACTACTCATCTTGAGTTTTTACTTCCCGCCTGACTTGTGCGCAGGTTCGTTCCGGTGCGGAGCATTGGTTGCCGCTTTGAACGAGCGCATGCCAGAAGGTATGACTGCCGTAGTCGTCACCACCCAGCCGAATAGATACAGGGAAGCCATAGCAGAGGCTCCTGAGTGCGAACAGATTGGCAGGGTCACCGTCCATCGAATCGCCTTGCCGGCCCATGACAGCGGGATGATCGACCAAGCCAGATCATTTCTGACATTTGCAGGCAAGGCGTTGCCCATAGTTTTCCGATCTGGCCCCTTCGATGGCGCTTTTGCCACCTCCTCCCGTTTGATGACGGCGACCTTGGGGGCTTTCGTGTCGACCGCCAAATCAGTCCCCCTTTATCTCGACATTCGGGACTTGTTTGCCGAGACAATGTCTAATGTCCTGGGCAGAGGAACAGCTAAGGTACTGGCGCCACTCTTCAATCTACTTGAGCGTTGGACTTTCCGCAGAGCTTCCTACATCAATGTCGTTTCACCAGGTTTCACCGAACACGTGCATCGGATTGCTCCTGCTGCTGAATTGAGCGAACTGCCGAACGGCATCGATGAAGAGTTCTTGGCGATCGATCCCGCCGGATCGCTTCCCGCCACGAAACGGCCCCCGACAATCTTGTATGCTGGCAATGTGGGCGAAGGGCAGGGTCTGCACCGGATCTTGCCCGAGGCTGCGCGTTCATTGGGGTCGCGCGCGCAATTCCGTATCGTTGGGCACGGAGGCGGGCTTGCCGAGCTCAAGAAAAGTGTATCAGGGTTGCCCAACGTCACCCTTGTGCCGCCGGTTTCGCGAACGGTTCTGCTGCAGGAGTATGCGCAGGCTGACATCTTGTTTGTCCACCTCAATGACTATCCGGCCTTCCTGAAAGTTCTTCCGTCAAAGATTTTCGAATATGGGGCCATGGGAAAGCCAATTCTGGCCGGGCTGAATGGCGTGAGTGCCAAGCTGGTTCAGGAAGAATTGCCTTATGCGCGTGTGTTTGAACCTTGTCGTCCGGACCAGCTGGTCGAAGCATTCGACCAGCTTGGCCCTGTTGACCTCGCTGCTGTGCGCACGTTTCGGGAGAAATTTGCCCGGACAGAAATCATGAACAGAATGGCCGACGACTTGGTCAGTTTTGTTGCGCAAGGGTGA
- a CDS encoding AglZ/HisF2 family acetamidino modification protein → MLRPRIIPCLLIHQGGLVKTRRFGEPKYVGDPINAVRIFNEKEVDELFVADIDASALGKEPNYDMIRNLAAECRMPLCYAGGVKTADQFERIVSLGVEKVAIGSAAIDGEALISEAVSRVGSQSIVAVLDVRKTGIFGKYEVHTHNGSKKTGLAPAKLAAHLESLGVGEIVVNNINRDGEMSGYDFDLMEDVRQATSVPLTALGGAGELAHLRELIDRFPIIGAAAGSLFVFKGKYRAVLINYPVDEQKAALIGKD, encoded by the coding sequence ATGTTGAGACCACGCATCATTCCGTGCCTTTTGATCCATCAAGGGGGGCTGGTAAAAACTCGGCGGTTCGGCGAGCCAAAATATGTTGGCGATCCAATCAATGCAGTCCGGATCTTCAACGAGAAGGAAGTCGACGAACTTTTTGTGGCCGACATTGATGCGTCTGCTCTCGGGAAGGAGCCCAACTACGACATGATCCGCAATTTGGCAGCGGAGTGTCGCATGCCGCTGTGCTATGCTGGCGGAGTCAAGACGGCAGACCAGTTTGAGCGGATCGTATCTCTCGGTGTGGAGAAGGTTGCGATAGGCAGCGCGGCGATTGACGGTGAAGCGCTTATCTCGGAAGCTGTGTCGAGGGTTGGAAGTCAGAGTATCGTTGCGGTACTGGATGTTCGCAAGACAGGCATCTTCGGCAAGTACGAAGTGCATACCCACAATGGATCGAAAAAAACAGGTTTGGCGCCAGCGAAATTGGCGGCTCATCTGGAATCTCTTGGCGTCGGGGAGATCGTAGTCAACAATATAAACCGCGATGGCGAGATGAGCGGTTACGATTTCGATCTCATGGAAGACGTCCGTCAAGCGACATCCGTGCCACTGACCGCCCTGGGGGGGGCGGGCGAATTGGCACACCTGAGAGAATTGATAGATCGGTTCCCAATTATCGGAGCTGCCGCTGGCAGCCTGTTTGTCTTCAAAGGCAAATACCGGGCGGTGCTCATCAACTACCCGGTCGACGAGCAAAAAGCCGCGCTAATCGGCAAAGACTAA
- a CDS encoding polysaccharide biosynthesis protein, protein MPTKIILQWLNVLSGLPRNGKRAIVVSIDATLLLISIWVAYSLRISVWVYWDYAIQSLLIGTLPIMLASFALSGMYRSIFRFAGIGMLRVIGTAMLVYTVITAALFMAWGFEGIPRTLGLLQPMVFFLLVLASRALFRLLMVDVRGRRDFVGIQKRVLIYGAGVSGQQLASSIRSDPEMRAVGFVDDDLRLVGQKLDGERIYGSDRLADAIETTGATDVLLAMPSASRKRRKAIVSSLSEYEVTVRTLPHIADVLGGQLSISDIRPLEIEDLLGRDPVPANEILLRRTVEGKAVLVTGAGGSIGSELCRQIVQIGAATLVLYEMTEFALYAIERELAEIARNQPGRPTAIRAILGTVADREALEDVMRQYEIKTVFHAAAYKHVPLVEANPIEGVRNNVIGTYNCCIAAKQSGVLDFILISTDKAVRPTNIMGASKRAAEQIIQAMNAESDGFRCSMVRFGNVLGSSGSVVPLFREQIEVGGPVTLTDKRITRFFMTIPEASNLVIQAAGLAKGGEVFVLNMGKPVKILDLAKTMIQLSGLSLRDEDNPEGDIEIQEIGLRPGEKLYEELLIGENPEKTVHSEIMKAHETFVPWPALLEWVSRVEQARDPADVLSLLQELVPEFQHRRNNHAA, encoded by the coding sequence ATGCCAACCAAAATAATCCTTCAATGGCTCAATGTGTTGTCGGGGCTCCCCCGCAACGGCAAACGCGCGATCGTTGTTTCGATTGACGCCACTCTTCTGCTCATTTCCATTTGGGTGGCCTATTCCCTGCGGATTAGCGTCTGGGTCTACTGGGACTATGCCATTCAATCGCTCTTGATCGGCACACTTCCAATAATGCTCGCCTCATTCGCCCTGAGCGGCATGTATCGATCCATTTTCCGGTTTGCGGGCATCGGGATGCTTCGCGTCATCGGAACGGCGATGCTTGTATACACCGTAATAACCGCAGCACTTTTCATGGCTTGGGGCTTCGAGGGAATCCCGAGGACGCTAGGCCTTCTGCAACCGATGGTATTCTTCCTTCTCGTCCTGGCATCTCGAGCGTTGTTCCGGCTTTTGATGGTAGACGTTCGGGGCCGTCGAGATTTTGTCGGTATACAGAAAAGAGTCTTGATCTACGGTGCTGGTGTATCGGGACAGCAGCTGGCCAGCTCGATCAGGTCCGATCCTGAAATGCGGGCTGTTGGCTTTGTCGATGATGACTTGCGGCTGGTCGGGCAAAAGCTGGATGGGGAACGCATCTACGGCTCGGACAGGCTGGCAGACGCCATTGAAACAACCGGTGCTACGGATGTCCTTCTGGCCATGCCAAGTGCTTCAAGAAAACGCCGCAAGGCCATCGTCAGCTCACTTTCCGAATACGAAGTGACTGTGAGGACTCTCCCCCACATCGCGGACGTTCTAGGGGGGCAGCTTTCCATCAGCGACATTCGTCCGCTGGAGATTGAAGATCTTCTGGGTAGAGACCCTGTACCAGCCAATGAGATTCTCTTGCGCCGTACGGTTGAAGGCAAGGCAGTTCTCGTAACAGGTGCTGGCGGATCAATCGGCAGCGAGCTCTGTCGGCAGATCGTTCAGATCGGCGCGGCGACGCTGGTTTTGTACGAGATGACAGAATTCGCGCTGTATGCGATTGAACGCGAACTCGCAGAAATTGCGAGAAATCAACCAGGGCGCCCAACAGCAATTCGTGCGATCTTGGGAACTGTTGCCGATCGCGAAGCGCTCGAAGATGTGATGCGCCAATACGAGATCAAGACGGTATTCCACGCCGCCGCCTACAAGCATGTACCCTTGGTCGAAGCGAACCCTATTGAAGGGGTGCGGAACAATGTGATCGGAACTTACAATTGTTGCATTGCGGCCAAGCAATCTGGCGTCTTGGACTTCATCTTGATCAGTACCGACAAAGCCGTCCGGCCAACCAATATTATGGGCGCATCCAAACGCGCCGCCGAACAGATCATTCAAGCCATGAACGCTGAGAGTGACGGCTTCCGTTGCAGCATGGTTCGGTTTGGCAATGTGCTGGGATCCAGCGGCTCTGTCGTGCCGCTATTCCGCGAACAGATTGAAGTCGGCGGGCCCGTCACTCTGACCGACAAGCGCATCACCCGGTTCTTCATGACCATTCCAGAAGCTTCAAACCTCGTGATCCAAGCCGCCGGCTTGGCAAAGGGCGGCGAGGTGTTCGTGCTGAACATGGGCAAGCCTGTCAAAATCTTGGATCTGGCGAAGACCATGATCCAGCTTTCTGGCTTGTCTTTGCGGGACGAAGACAATCCTGAAGGCGACATTGAGATTCAGGAGATCGGACTAAGACCCGGTGAGAAACTCTATGAGGAACTGTTGATTGGCGAAAACCCGGAAAAGACGGTTCATTCCGAGATCATGAAGGCACACGAGACGTTTGTGCCTTGGCCGGCGCTTTTGGAATGGGTCAGCCGCGTCGAGCAAGCCCGAGATCCCGCAGACGTTTTGAGCTTGCTGCAAGAATTGGTGCCAGAGTTTCAGCACAGGCGAAACAATCACGCGGCTTGA
- the hisH gene encoding imidazole glycerol phosphate synthase subunit HisH has translation MVDYGLGNVQAFLDIFKRLNIPAKNATRADELAGAERIILPGVGAFDRAMERLQESGMREALDEAVIDTKVPVLGVCVGMQMMADRSEEGECAGLGWIPGQVKRFDESSFNHRTHLPHMGWNDVTPASADGLFVDLPCPRFYFLHSYHFVPESPEDALAQSTYGIDFTCALRKGNVFGTQFHPEKSHHWGVSLLANFARI, from the coding sequence GTGGTCGATTACGGCCTGGGCAATGTTCAAGCGTTCCTCGATATTTTCAAGCGCCTCAACATTCCTGCCAAGAATGCAACTAGGGCTGATGAGCTTGCAGGCGCTGAGAGGATTATCCTCCCGGGCGTAGGAGCTTTTGACCGCGCGATGGAGCGCCTCCAAGAATCGGGCATGCGCGAAGCCCTGGATGAAGCCGTGATTGACACGAAGGTGCCAGTGCTGGGTGTCTGCGTGGGCATGCAAATGATGGCTGACAGAAGCGAAGAGGGGGAATGCGCCGGGCTGGGTTGGATTCCTGGGCAGGTGAAACGCTTCGATGAATCATCGTTCAACCATCGAACGCATCTTCCACATATGGGATGGAATGATGTTACGCCGGCAAGCGCAGATGGTCTGTTTGTCGATCTTCCATGCCCCCGCTTCTACTTCCTGCACAGCTATCACTTTGTGCCTGAAAGCCCGGAAGATGCGCTGGCTCAGTCAACATACGGCATCGACTTCACATGCGCCCTTCGCAAGGGCAATGTCTTCGGTACGCAGTTTCACCCAGAGAAGAGCCACCACTGGGGTGTGTCGCTTCTCGCCAATTTTGCGCGCATTTGA
- a CDS encoding hybrid nucleoside-diphosphate sugar epimerase/sugar transferase: protein MRKGEPVTKRFLLCGASGVVGQALVPLLRKQGVEVRLVGRDVQRLAQLYPGCDVGSYDEISDLAAGCSLVVNLAARNNDQAGTQADFQTANVDHALEVMDLAKQAQVDRFVNFSSLHAATPEKSLYAASKARADEELTRSGGGFALSIRLAAIHGIAQQGKLRLLARLPRFLQFPLFALASALRPTVSVGTVAHFLATDAATWPDTVTELSDGQHSNLLFLAVKRTIDLVFALAVAILFFWLFAILWLAVRIDSPGPAIFAQTRVGRAGQAFVCYKFRTMAQGTTQRGTHEVGASSITRVGGFLRKSKLDELPQVLNILKNELSLVGPRPCLPVQSELIAERSRRGVLNVKPGITGLAQVHEIDMSTPKLLAQWDRRYVMQRSILSEISVVFATFLGRGQGDRIGS, encoded by the coding sequence TTGCGCAAGGGTGAACCGGTGACGAAGCGATTTCTCCTGTGCGGCGCGAGTGGTGTGGTTGGCCAGGCACTGGTCCCGTTGTTGCGTAAGCAAGGTGTTGAAGTGCGACTTGTGGGCCGTGATGTCCAAAGACTGGCCCAACTTTATCCCGGTTGCGATGTCGGCAGCTACGATGAGATCTCGGACCTTGCTGCAGGGTGTTCTCTGGTGGTGAACCTTGCTGCGCGCAACAATGATCAGGCCGGAACCCAAGCAGACTTTCAAACCGCCAACGTGGATCACGCTTTGGAAGTGATGGACCTAGCCAAGCAGGCGCAGGTTGATCGGTTCGTCAACTTTTCCAGTTTGCATGCTGCCACTCCGGAAAAGTCGCTCTATGCGGCTAGCAAGGCGCGAGCGGACGAAGAATTGACGCGGTCTGGGGGGGGCTTTGCCCTATCCATCAGGCTGGCGGCAATTCATGGCATCGCTCAACAGGGCAAACTCAGGCTACTCGCCCGATTGCCGCGTTTCTTGCAGTTTCCCCTGTTCGCCCTGGCCAGTGCCTTGCGGCCGACTGTGTCTGTGGGAACGGTTGCCCATTTTCTCGCGACCGATGCAGCAACATGGCCGGATACAGTGACGGAACTGTCTGATGGGCAGCACTCGAACCTGCTGTTTCTAGCTGTCAAACGGACCATAGATCTGGTGTTCGCCCTTGCGGTGGCGATATTGTTTTTCTGGCTCTTCGCGATTCTTTGGCTGGCCGTGCGAATTGACAGCCCCGGACCTGCGATTTTCGCTCAGACGCGTGTCGGGCGAGCCGGACAAGCCTTTGTCTGCTACAAATTCCGAACCATGGCTCAGGGGACCACACAAAGAGGCACACACGAGGTTGGCGCGTCATCCATCACCCGCGTTGGCGGTTTCCTGCGCAAGTCCAAGCTCGACGAATTGCCCCAAGTTTTAAACATTCTGAAGAATGAACTTAGCTTGGTCGGCCCACGACCATGTTTGCCGGTCCAATCCGAACTGATCGCAGAGCGCTCCCGCCGCGGTGTCCTGAACGTGAAGCCTGGTATCACCGGGCTCGCTCAGGTCCATGAGATTGACATGAGCACGCCCAAGCTGCTGGCTCAATGGGATCGCCGGTATGTTATGCAGCGATCCATCTTGAGCGAGATCAGCGTCGTGTTCGCAACTTTCCTGGGGCGTGGGCAAGGGGACCGAATAGGCTCGTGA
- the wecC gene encoding UDP-N-acetyl-D-mannosamine dehydrogenase — protein sequence MIERICVMGLGYIGLPTAALMADSGFDVHGVDLSQHVVDVISDGRVHIVEPDLDALVKRTVETGKLKASTSPAEADVFMLCVPTPFRDGGEYPEPNLDYVLSASRAIAPFLKPGNIVILESTSPVGSTAMVAQELQKAGIEPESISLAYCPERVLPGKILAELVENDRIVGGYTPEATKQVADFYERFVQGEVLRTDAKTAEMCKLTENSFRDVNIAFANELSLLCEREGIDVWELIRLSNHHPRVNILQPGTGVGGHCIAVDPWFIVARDPENAKLIRQAREINDYKTHWVIECIKSAAKVSGDSKIACLGLAFKPDIDDLREAPALRVAETLRASGVATMNVEPNIEQHNELPIHSLDEALDACDIVALLVSHKEFKTEEFMRRLEGKQVFDFCGALQAQN from the coding sequence ATGATCGAACGCATATGTGTCATGGGCCTCGGCTATATCGGCCTTCCCACCGCGGCTTTGATGGCTGATTCCGGATTTGACGTGCACGGCGTAGATTTGAGCCAGCATGTGGTGGACGTCATTTCTGACGGTCGCGTACATATTGTCGAACCCGATCTTGACGCACTGGTAAAACGGACTGTGGAGACCGGAAAGCTGAAAGCATCAACGTCTCCGGCAGAGGCAGATGTCTTCATGCTGTGTGTGCCCACGCCGTTTCGTGACGGGGGGGAGTACCCTGAGCCGAATCTTGATTATGTGCTCTCCGCTTCGCGTGCCATTGCACCGTTTCTCAAGCCAGGGAATATCGTGATTCTTGAATCCACGTCGCCGGTGGGATCGACAGCAATGGTTGCCCAAGAGCTTCAGAAGGCCGGGATCGAGCCTGAATCAATTTCCCTTGCCTATTGCCCTGAGCGAGTCTTGCCGGGGAAGATCCTGGCTGAACTGGTAGAAAACGACAGGATCGTGGGTGGATATACACCCGAGGCTACCAAGCAGGTCGCTGATTTTTATGAGCGCTTTGTTCAAGGAGAAGTTTTGCGGACCGATGCGAAGACTGCGGAGATGTGCAAACTGACCGAGAACAGCTTTCGCGATGTCAACATAGCTTTCGCTAACGAGTTGTCTCTCTTGTGTGAGCGGGAAGGCATAGACGTCTGGGAACTCATTCGGCTGTCCAATCATCATCCCCGGGTCAACATTCTGCAGCCTGGAACTGGTGTGGGCGGACACTGCATAGCAGTAGATCCATGGTTCATTGTTGCTCGAGACCCCGAGAATGCAAAGCTCATTCGGCAAGCGCGTGAGATTAATGACTATAAGACGCACTGGGTGATCGAGTGTATCAAATCGGCTGCCAAAGTTTCGGGAGATTCCAAGATTGCCTGTCTTGGCCTGGCCTTCAAGCCAGACATAGATGACCTCAGGGAAGCGCCGGCGTTGCGAGTGGCGGAAACCCTTCGTGCCAGCGGCGTGGCAACGATGAACGTTGAGCCGAACATCGAACAACACAATGAGCTTCCGATTCATTCGCTCGACGAAGCATTGGATGCCTGCGATATCGTCGCCCTGCTGGTAAGCCATAAGGAATTCAAGACCGAAGAATTCATGCGCCGCCTGGAGGGCAAACAGGTATTTGATTTCTGTGGCGCGTTACAGGCCCAGAATTAG